A stretch of DNA from Hoeflea ulvae:
GCGCCGTCGGGAAAGCCGGTGTCGGCCACCGGTTGATCGCCCTGCACCAGCTTCATGAATTCATCGAGCGAGGCGCCGGTCGCGCCAAGAACCTTGGAAAGCGATTCCGTGGAGGGCCAGCGGTCGCGGCCGTCGGCGCCGCACCGCTTGGATTTGTTGAACGCCGTGGGATCCAGTCCCGCACGCCGCGCCAGCCCCGAGGCGGTGAGCCCGTGGCGTTCGGCGAGCGCGTCAAGCGCTGACCAGATGCGATCATGCGAGAGCATGGCGAGGTTCCCGCTGGTTCAAGACAGGCCCCGGGCCGCACGATCGCGGCCAGGGCGTATCCTTTTTACATGATCGGCAACCGTCAAGTAAAGTGACATAGGAAAAATATCCTTGCGCCCGGATGGGCCAATGCCGGAAGCATGATTCAGTGCGGATGATAGGGGGCACGGCCGGTGGTCAGCGCCTCGTCGAGCAGCTCGATGCGGTCCTGACCCCAGAACGCCTCGCCATTGTACACATAGGTCGGCACGCCGACGGCATCAGCGGCAATGGCGTCCTTTGAGTTGCGCTCCCGGATCGCGGCAATCTGGTCGGTCTTGGCATCCTTCAGCGCTGGCATGGCATCAAGGCCGACCTGCGAGAGATAGGAGGTCAGCGTTGCCTCGTCGGCGATGTCGTCGTCATGGGCCCAGACGCCGGACAGGACCTTGTGCATGAAATAGCGCGGGTCGTGCCCGTCCTCGACCAGCGCGATGATCACCCTGTCGGCGAGCGCTGCGTCCACCGGCCAGTGTTTAGGCGCGGTCTTGATCGGCAATCCGCGCCAGGCGGCAAGCCGCTGCAGCTCGACCAGCCGCTGGCGCTGGCGCACCGGCGGACGCTGGCCCGGGGGCACCGCGCCGGAAACGTCCCACAGGGCGAACAGGTTGACCGGTTTGTAATTGAGTGTGACCTTGTGGCGCTCGGCCACTTCGCAGATCTTGTTGTGGCCAAGATAGGTAAACGGCGAGGCGCAGTAGAAATAGTAATCGATGGCTGGCATTGATTGGTCCTCCCTTTGTGCCGACAGTGCCCAATCGGCTGTCGGGCGGCAAGGGCCTTTCGTGCTGTTTGACGGGCTTGTTGTGGATTGCAGCACTCGCCGGCTGAGCCCGTGAGACACCGGGCTGCCGTGGTGCTCCAAGCACCGGTTTGAGGGAGATCGTGCCGATGACACTGGACATCACCACCACAGTCGAGGCCAACCGGCTGGCCTGGAATGCCTCCGCAATCCGTCACCGCCAGAGCCGGGAATGGAGTCGCCAGCTGGCGGGCTTTGCCCAGGCATCGTTTTCGACGCTTGATCCGGTCATCACCCGGGTTCTGGAGGGGAACGGTGTCCGGGATGCGCGCGCGGTGCAGATCGGCTGCAACAACGGGCGCGAAACTCTGTCGATGCTGGCGCTGGGCGCGTCCACCGTAACCGGCATCGACCAGTCCGACGCTTTCCTCGCCCAGGCCGAGGAGCTGCGCCGGGTGTCACCGCAGGGCGGCAAGGCCGGCTTTGTCTGCGCCAATGTCTATGGCCTGCCGGACGGTCTCGCCGGGCAGTTCGATCTGGCGCTGATCACCATCGGGGTGCTCAACTGGATGCCCGATCTCTCCCGGTTCCTCAATATCGTTGCCTCGCTGCTTGTGCCGGGCGGCCGTCTTGTGATCTATGAAACCCATCCGGTTCTCGACATGTTCGAGCCGTCGGGCAGCGATCCGCATAGCCCGAAATATTCCTATTTCCGGACCGACCCCTTCGTCAGCGATGATGAGATTGTCTATGACGGATCGGCAACCGGCAAGGCGCCGCCGTCCTATTGGCAGTTTCACACCATGGGGGCCATTGTCACCGGCTGCGTTCAGGCCGGGCTGCAGATCCGCGAGTTGACCGAATACCCGCATTGCAACCGCGAGGTGGACTACGAAATCTATGCCGGCAGGCCGGCGCAGCTGCCCTTGTGCTACACGCTGGTTGCAGCGAAAACCTGACCAAAAAAAACGGGCCCGAAGGCCCGTTTGATCATTCGGTAATCAGCGGCCCGCCTATGCGGCGGCCTTGGTTTCGCCGTAGGGATTGAAGCGTTCGTAGAAGGTCTCGCCATTCTCGGCCATCTCGACCAGAAGCTTCGGCGCGCGGAACTGGCGTCCATATTTGCGCGCCAGCACCTTGCACATGTCGACAAAGGCCTTGGCGCCCATGCTGTCGATATAGCTCAGCGCACCACCGGTATAGGGCGCGAAGCCGAAGCCCAGAATGGTGCCCAGATCCGCTTCGCGCGGATCGGTGACGATGCCTTCTTCCACCGTGCGCGCGGCCTCCAGCGCGATCACCGCAAGGTAGCGGTTCTTCAGCTCCTCAACATCCACCTTGGCCGGGTCGAGCTGCGGATAGAGCGTCTTGAGGCCGGGCCAGAGATGCTTCTTGGCGGGCTTGGCCGGATAGTCGTAAAACCCCTTGCCGTTCTTGCGGCCCAGGCGGCCTTCCTTCTCGACCATCCGTTCGACCAGCGCCAGATGGCGCGGATCGACCGCCTTTTCGCCCAGATCGGCGACTGCGGCGCGAAGGATCTTCAGTGAAAGATCGATCGCCACCTCGTCATTGAGCGACAGCGGTCCGACCGGCATGCCGGCCATCTTCGCCGCATTCTCGATCATTGCCGGCGGCACGCCCTCGGCCAGCATGTTGTAGCTCTCGTTCATGTAACGCAGCACGCAGCGATTGACGAAGAAGCCGCGGGTGTCGTTGACCACGATCGGGGTCTTCTTGATCGCGGCGACATAGTCGAGCGCCACGGCCAGCGCCTTGTCCGAGGTCTTGCGGCCGAGAATGATCTCAACCAGCAGCATCTTGTCGACAGGCGAGAAGAAGTGGATGCCGATGAAGTTCTTCGGACGTTTCGAGTTCTTGGCAAGCCCGGTGATCGGCAGCGTCGAGGTGTTCGAGGCATGGACCGTTGTCGGCCGGATCTGCTCTTCGATGGACTCGGTCACCGCCTTCTTGACGTCACGGTCCTCGAACACGGCCTCGATCACCAGGTCCGCATCGGCGAGATCAGCGTGATCGGCCGACGTGGTGATCAGCGACAGAAGCTTCTCGCCTTCTTCCTTGGTGGTCTTGCCCTTCTGGACACCCTTCTTGACCAGATCCTCGGAATAGGCCTTGCCCTTGGCCGCGGCTTCCAGATCGCGATCGATCAGCACCACCGGGATGCCGGCCTTGGCCGTGACATAGGCAATGCCCGCGCCCATGAAGCCGGCGCCGACAACGCCGATCTTGCGGAACTTGGTCGGCTTGATGCCTTCGGGACGGCGAGCGCCCTTGTTGATCTCCTGCAGCGAGACAAACAGCGAGCGGATCATCGCCTGGGCTTCAGGTGTCTGCAGGATGTGGCTGAAATAGCGCTGCTCGATCCTGAGGCCCGTGTCGAAAGGAACCTGCAGGCCTTCGAACACGCTCTGCAGGATCGCCTTGGCAGCGGGGTAATTGTCCTGGGTCTCGCGCCGCAGGATGGCGGACGCTGCAGGCCAGAGCTGCGCGCCCTGGGCCGACCAGATCTGGCCGCCGGGCAGCTTGAAGCCCTTGACGTCCCATGGCGCAACCGGCGACAGGCCACCCTTGATCATCGCCTTGGCGGCGGCAACCAGCTTCTTCGGTTCAACCACGTCGTGGATCAGGCCCATGGCCTTGGCGCGCGCCGGTGTCAGCGACTGACCTGTGGTCATCATCTGCAACGCGTCCTGCGCATTGGTCAGGCGCGGCACCCGCTGGGTGCCGCCGGCGCCCGGAAAGATGCCGACCTTGACCTCGGGCAGCGCCATCTTGACCGAGGGCGAATCCGCGGCGACCCGGCCGTGACAGGCCAGCGACAGCTCGAAAGCGCCGCCCATGCACACGCCGTTGATGGCCGAGACCCACGGCTTGCCGCAGGTTTCGATCTTGCGGAACAGCCAGCTCATCCGGCCGACCTGATCAAACAGCATCTGCTGGGCTTTTTCCGGGTTGTTGCGCTTTTCTTCCGCCATGCCGGCCAGCATGGTCTTCATCATGGTGAGGTCAGCGCCGCCGGAAAAGGAAGACTTGCCGGAGGTGAAGACCACGCCCTTGACGGCGTCGTCTGCGACAAAGCGGTCGACCAGACCGTCAAGCTGTTCCAGCGCCTCTTGCGTGAACACGTTCATCGACCGGCTGGCCATATCCCAGGTGACCAGCGCGATGCCGTCATTGTCGACGTCTACGGTGTAAATTTCATTGCTCATAATAGCTCTCCAATCAGACGCGTTCGATGATCGTCGCGGTGCCCATGCCGGCGCCGATGCACAGCGTGACAAGAGCGGTGTTGAGATCACGGCGCTCGAGTTCATCCAGCACGGTGCCCAGAATCATCGCGCCGGTGGCGCCGAGCGGATGGCCCATGGCAATGGCGCCGCCATTGACGTTGATCTTGTCGGACGGAATGTCGAAGGCCTGCTGGAAGCGCAGCACCACGGCGGCGAAGGCCTCGTTGAGCTCGAACAGGTCGATGTCCTCGATCTTCATCTTGGCGCGCTTCAGGAGCTTTTCGGTGACATCGACAGGGCCGGTCAGCATCAGCGCCGGATCGGAACCGATATTGGCGAAGGCGCGGATCTTTGCGCGCGGTTGCAGGCCCATCGACTTGCCGCCCTTCTTCGAGCCGAGCAGCACCAGGCTGGCGCCATCGACGATGCCCGACGAGTTGCCGGCATGATGGACATGGTTGATGGCTTCGATTTCCGGATGCGCCTGGATGGCGACGGCGCCGAAGCCGCCCATCTCGGCCATCATGCCGAACGAGGCGTTGAGGCTGGCGAGCGCCTGCATGTCGGTGCCCGGCCGCATGTGCTCGTCACGGGCAAGAATGGTCAGGCCGTTGATGTCCTTGACCGGCACCACCGACTTGTCGAAATAGCCGTTCTCCCAGGAATGCGCCGAGCGCTTCTGGCTTTCCATGGCATAGGCGTCGACATCGTCGCGCGAAAAACCGTATTTGGTGGCGATCAGGTCGGCGGAAATGCCCTGCGGCATGAAATAGGCCGGGATATTGACCGAAGGATCCATGAACCAGGCGCCGCCCTGGGCGCCGATGCCGATGCGCGACATCGATTCCACGCCGCCGGCGATGATGATGTCGTCGGCGCCATAGGCAATCTTGCCGGAGGCGAGATTGATGGCGTCGAGGCCGGAGGCGCAGAAGCGGTTGATCTGGATGCCGGGCGCTTCGGTGGCATAGCCGGCTTCAAAGGTGGCCGCACGCGCGATATCGCCGCCGGCTTCGCCGATCGCATCGACACAGCCCATGATGATGTCGTCAACCGTGCTGGTGTCGAGTCCGTTGCGGTCGCGCAGGGCTTCGAGCATGTGCGATGCCAGCCGCACGGTGGGAACCTCATGCAGGCTTCCGTCTTTCTTGCCGCGGCCCCGCGGGGTGCGGACGTGATCATAGACAAATACATCAACCATTGCGGTGATCTCCAGGTTTTGGTTCGGGTCAGGCAGTTGCCGTTGCGGGATCGATCCCGCTCGGCATCAACTCTTCTGGGCGTTTGTAGCCGGGCAGGGCGGCGATACGGTCGAGCCAGGCGGCAATATTGGGATAGGATTGCGGATCCATGCCGATCTGATCGGGCCAGAACAGATAGCCGCACAGCGAAAGGTCGGCGATTGTCGGGTGGCCGCCGGCCACGAAATCGCGGTTTCCGAGATGCGCTTCGAGCACCTTCCAGGCACTGACGGCGCGGGCCTGCAGGAACTGCGTCACCGGGTCATCGGGCTTTTTCTGGAAGTGGCTCATGAATCGCGCGGTCGCGGTGTAGCTGGTCAGCTTGTGGTTGTCCCACAGCAGCCAGCGCAGGATTTCACGGCGCTCGTCCTCATTGGCCGGGCCGAAGCGGTCGAATTCCCGCGACAGGTAATCGAGGATGGTGCCGGACTGGCTAAGCACCACGTCGCCATCCACCTTGTGGTGGGTCAGCACCGGCACTTCGCCCATGATGTTGAGCGCCCGGTAATCCGCCGACCGGGTCTGGCCGGAGAAAAAGCCACGCGCCGCGGTGTCCAGCCGGCGCCGCACAGTTCCAGCATCAAGGCAGCCTTGTAGGCATTGCCGCTCTCCAAAAAGCAATCAAGCGTAAAATCGGTCATCGGATTACAGGCTCCTTGCGATCAGCAGTTTCATGATTTCGTTGGTGCCGCCGTAAATTCGCTGCACCCGGGCATCGCGGAACATCCGCGCCACCGGAAATTCATTCATGTAGCCATAGCCGCCATGCAGCTGCACGCATTCATCGACCACCTTGCACTGCAGATCCGAGACCAGATACTTGGCCATCGATGCGGTGGTCGAGGTCAGCTGACCCTTGAGATGCTCGCCGATACAGTGATTGACGAACACCCGCGCCATCGTGGCTTCCGATTTCAGTTCCGCCAGCTTGAACTGGGTATTCTGGAACTCGATGATCGCCTTGCCGAAGGCGCGGCGTTCCTTGACGTAGTCGATGGTGATAGCCAGCGCCCGCTCGATCATCGAGATGCCCTGATTGGCAATCAGCAGCCGCTCCTGCGGCAGTTCGGTCATCAGCTGGGCAAAGCCCTGGCCTTCCTCGGTGCCAAGCATGTTGGCCGTCGGTATCCGCACATGATCGAAAAACAGCTCCGATGTGTCGTTACTCTTGAGCCCGACCTTGTCG
This window harbors:
- a CDS encoding 3-hydroxyacyl-CoA dehydrogenase NAD-binding domain-containing protein, producing the protein MSNEIYTVDVDNDGIALVTWDMASRSMNVFTQEALEQLDGLVDRFVADDAVKGVVFTSGKSSFSGGADLTMMKTMLAGMAEEKRNNPEKAQQMLFDQVGRMSWLFRKIETCGKPWVSAINGVCMGGAFELSLACHGRVAADSPSVKMALPEVKVGIFPGAGGTQRVPRLTNAQDALQMMTTGQSLTPARAKAMGLIHDVVEPKKLVAAAKAMIKGGLSPVAPWDVKGFKLPGGQIWSAQGAQLWPAASAILRRETQDNYPAAKAILQSVFEGLQVPFDTGLRIEQRYFSHILQTPEAQAMIRSLFVSLQEINKGARRPEGIKPTKFRKIGVVGAGFMGAGIAYVTAKAGIPVVLIDRDLEAAAKGKAYSEDLVKKGVQKGKTTKEEGEKLLSLITTSADHADLADADLVIEAVFEDRDVKKAVTESIEEQIRPTTVHASNTSTLPITGLAKNSKRPKNFIGIHFFSPVDKMLLVEIILGRKTSDKALAVALDYVAAIKKTPIVVNDTRGFFVNRCVLRYMNESYNMLAEGVPPAMIENAAKMAGMPVGPLSLNDEVAIDLSLKILRAAVADLGEKAVDPRHLALVERMVEKEGRLGRKNGKGFYDYPAKPAKKHLWPGLKTLYPQLDPAKVDVEELKNRYLAVIALEAARTVEEGIVTDPREADLGTILGFGFAPYTGGALSYIDSMGAKAFVDMCKVLARKYGRQFRAPKLLVEMAENGETFYERFNPYGETKAAA
- a CDS encoding acetyl-CoA C-acetyltransferase, with translation MVDVFVYDHVRTPRGRGKKDGSLHEVPTVRLASHMLEALRDRNGLDTSTVDDIIMGCVDAIGEAGGDIARAATFEAGYATEAPGIQINRFCASGLDAINLASGKIAYGADDIIIAGGVESMSRIGIGAQGGAWFMDPSVNIPAYFMPQGISADLIATKYGFSRDDVDAYAMESQKRSAHSWENGYFDKSVVPVKDINGLTILARDEHMRPGTDMQALASLNASFGMMAEMGGFGAVAIQAHPEIEAINHVHHAGNSSGIVDGASLVLLGSKKGGKSMGLQPRAKIRAFANIGSDPALMLTGPVDVTEKLLKRAKMKIEDIDLFELNEAFAAVVLRFQQAFDIPSDKINVNGGAIAMGHPLGATGAMILGTVLDELERRDLNTALVTLCIGAGMGTATIIERV
- a CDS encoding class I SAM-dependent methyltransferase; the encoded protein is MTLDITTTVEANRLAWNASAIRHRQSREWSRQLAGFAQASFSTLDPVITRVLEGNGVRDARAVQIGCNNGRETLSMLALGASTVTGIDQSDAFLAQAEELRRVSPQGGKAGFVCANVYGLPDGLAGQFDLALITIGVLNWMPDLSRFLNIVASLLVPGGRLVIYETHPVLDMFEPSGSDPHSPKYSYFRTDPFVSDDEIVYDGSATGKAPPSYWQFHTMGAIVTGCVQAGLQIRELTEYPHCNREVDYEIYAGRPAQLPLCYTLVAAKT
- a CDS encoding 2-hydroxychromene-2-carboxylate isomerase, coding for MPAIDYYFYCASPFTYLGHNKICEVAERHKVTLNYKPVNLFALWDVSGAVPPGQRPPVRQRQRLVELQRLAAWRGLPIKTAPKHWPVDAALADRVIIALVEDGHDPRYFMHKVLSGVWAHDDDIADEATLTSYLSQVGLDAMPALKDAKTDQIAAIRERNSKDAIAADAVGVPTYVYNGEAFWGQDRIELLDEALTTGRAPYHPH
- a CDS encoding glutathione S-transferase family protein, coding for MRRRLDTAARGFFSGQTRSADYRALNIMGEVPVLTHHKVDGDVVLSQSGTILDYLSREFDRFGPANEDERREILRWLLWDNHKLTSYTATARFMSHFQKKPDDPVTQFLQARAVSAWKVLEAHLGNRDFVAGGHPTIADLSLCGYLFWPDQIGMDPQSYPNIAAWLDRIAALPGYKRPEELMPSGIDPATATA